One genomic segment of Canis aureus isolate CA01 chromosome 37, VMU_Caureus_v.1.0, whole genome shotgun sequence includes these proteins:
- the LOC144306718 gene encoding tubulin beta-2A chain yields MREIVHIQAGQCGNQIGAKFWEVISDEHGIDPTGSYHGDSDLQLERINVYYNEAAGNKYVPRAILVDLEPGTMDSVRSGPFGQIFRPDNFVFGQSGAGNNWAKGHYTEGAELVDSVLDVVRKESESCDCLQGFQLTHSLGGGTGSGMGTLLISKIREEYPDRIMNTFSVMPSPKVSDTVVEPYNATLSVHQLVENTDETYSIDNEALYDICFRTLKLTTPTYGDLNHLVSATMSGVTTCLRFPGQLNADLRKLAVNMVPFPRLHFFMPGFAPLTSRGSQQYRALTVPELTQQMFDSKNMMAACDPRHGRYLTVAAIFRGRMSMKEVDEQMLNVQNKNSSYFVEWIPNNVKTAVCDIPPRGLKMSATFIGNSTAIQELFKRISEQFTAMFRRKAFLHWYTGEGMDEMEFTEAESNMNDLVSEYQQYQDATADEQGEFEEEEGEDEA; encoded by the exons ATGCGTGAGATCGTGCACATCCAGGCCGGCCAGTGCGGCAACCAGATCGGCGCCAAG TTTTGGGAGGTCATCAGTGACGAGCACGGGATCGACCCCACCGGCAGTTACCATGGAGACAGCGACTTGCAGCTGGAGAGAATCAACGTGTACTACAATGAAGCTGCAG GTAACAAATACGTGCCTCGGGCCATCCTGGTGGATCTGGAGCCGGGCACCATGGACTCGGTCCGGTCCGGGCCCTTTGGCCAGATCTTCAGGCCCGACAACTTCGTGTTCG GCCAGAGCGGTGCCGGGAACAACTGGGCCAAGGGCCACTACACGGAGGGCGCCGAGCTGGTAGACTCGGTGCTGGACGTGGTGAGGAAGGAGTCGGAGAGCTGCGACTGCCTGCAGGGCTTCCAGCTGACGCACTCGCTGGGCGGCGGCACGGGCTCGGGCATGGGCACGCTGCTCATCAGCAAGATCCGCGAGGAGTACCCCGACCGCATCATGAACACCTTCAGCGTCATGCCCTCGCCCAAGGTGTCGGACACGGTGGTGGAGCCCTACAACGCCACCCTGTCGGTGCACCAGCTGGTGGAGAACACCGATGAGACCTATTCCATCGACAACGAGGCCCTGTACGACATCTGCTTCCGCACCCTGAAGCTGACCACCCCCACCTACGGCGACCTCAACCACCTGGTGTCGGCCACCATGAGCGGCGTCACCACCTGCCTGCGCTTCCCGGGCCAGCTCAACGCCGACCTGCGCAAGCTGGCCGTGAACATGGTGCCCTTCCCGCGCCTGCACTTCTTCATGCCCGGCTTCGCCCCGCTCACCAGCCGCGGCAGCCAGCAGTACCGCGCGCTCACGGTGCCCGAGCTCACCCAGCAGATGTTCGACTCCAAGAACATGATGGCCGCGTGCGACCCGCGCCACGGCCGCTACCTGACGGTGGCCGCTATCTTCCGCGGCCGCATGTCCATGAAGGAGGTGGACGAGCAGATGCTCAACGTGCAGAACAAGAACAGCAGCTACTTCGTCGAGTGGATCCCCAACAACGTCAAGACGGCCGTGTGCGACATCCCGCCGCGCGGCCTGAAGATGTCGGCCACCTTCATCGGCAACAGCACGGCCATCCAGGAGCTGTTCAAGCGCATCTCGGAGCAGTTCACGGCCATGTTCCGGCGCAAGGCCTTCCTGCACTGGTACACGGGCGAGGGCATGGACGAGATGGAGTTCACCGAGGCCGAGAGCAACATGAACGACCTGGTGTCCGAGTACCAGCAGTACCAGGACGCCACGGCCGACGAACAGGGGGAGTtcgaggaggaggagggcgaggACGAGGCCTAA